In Wolbachia endosymbiont of Aedes albopictus, one DNA window encodes the following:
- a CDS encoding porin, whose product MKLRHYLVALLSSLFLQSSASSRTILDKEIFYVELDGKIDLRFGYAFNRDSFSANAKDKTSSYSYLRFLYLQQVYPNTQMGFNVKAGVSGIANLKALDIEKLDMEEWYFIIKNQVLGSIEYGKRSLVSQSMLINTSKIYAAAGGVNGHWTNYANLHGNKNRDNDPGYDKDKVFWVKPNIYSDYNGLELGLKQPSINYISPEIYNFQLGFSYVPGKNNLQYSNLIAAGLSYKNGLSDDINFTTALTGEFARENLTGCLDGTPEGYGCHNQLLHWNFGLKLKLFDLDCIFSYGNGGKSGEKRNPGINNTYYMNAGIAYHSDSRKLSLTYFNSGRNIASKGTNELISYALSLEYPFFMGTSYYFDIVKFSTKEPEVENSNSGYVLLTGLKLSF is encoded by the coding sequence ATGAAGTTAAGGCACTACCTGGTAGCACTGCTTTCATCATTATTTTTGCAGAGTAGTGCTAGCTCTAGAACAATTTTGGATAAGGAAATATTTTATGTAGAACTAGACGGAAAAATAGATTTGAGATTCGGCTACGCCTTCAACAGAGATTCTTTCAGTGCTAATGCTAAGGATAAAACTTCAAGTTATTCATACTTGCGCTTTCTTTATTTACAGCAAGTTTATCCAAATACTCAAATGGGGTTTAATGTTAAGGCAGGAGTTTCTGGTATTGCAAACCTAAAAGCGTTAGACATAGAAAAGTTAGACATGGAGGAATGGTATTTCATCATTAAAAATCAGGTGCTTGGATCAATTGAATATGGTAAAAGAAGTTTAGTTAGTCAGAGCATGTTAATTAACACTTCAAAAATTTATGCAGCTGCTGGAGGAGTAAATGGTCATTGGACAAATTATGCAAATTTGCATGGTAACAAAAACAGAGATAATGACCCTGGATATGATAAAGACAAGGTGTTCTGGGTCAAGCCCAATATTTATAGCGATTATAATGGACTCGAACTAGGGTTAAAACAACCATCAATTAACTACATCTCCCCTGAAATCTATAACTTTCAACTCGGGTTCAGTTATGTCCCAGGAAAAAATAACTTACAATATAGCAATCTAATTGCTGCTGGCCTTTCCTATAAAAATGGCCTATCAGACGATATAAATTTTACTACTGCCTTAACTGGTGAATTTGCAAGAGAAAATTTAACTGGTTGCTTAGATGGAACTCCTGAAGGTTATGGATGTCATAATCAATTACTGCACTGGAATTTTGGTTTGAAGCTAAAATTGTTCGATCTTGATTGCATTTTTTCATATGGTAATGGTGGTAAATCAGGCGAGAAGCGTAATCCTGGAATAAATAATACGTATTATATGAATGCAGGTATCGCTTACCACTCTGATTCTCGCAAATTGAGTTTAACATATTTCAATAGTGGTAGGAACATTGCAAGCAAAGGTACAAACGAGTTAATATCATATGCTTTAAGCCTTGAATATCCATTTTTTATGGGCACTTCATACTATTTCGATATTGTAAAATTTAGTACCAAAGAGCCTGAAGTAGAAAATAGCAACTCTGGTTATGTGCTCTTGACTGGACTGAAATTAAGTTTTTAA
- the mutS gene encoding DNA mismatch repair protein MutS, with product MSFMKERNTPVMEQYLNLKAQYKDHLLFYRLGDFYELFFDDAIKAAKLLNIVLTKRGNSNGQEIPMCGVPAHSSESYLHKLIDLGFKVAICDQLETADEAKKRGYKSIVKRDVVRVVTPGTIIEDSLLEDKSNNYLASIVEQNDEYAISWLELSTGKFFHTLTNLKALDSDLLRISPRELLISEKFIEDEKIRSILKNYKISITQHAQSFFEYSKSHRTLCEFYKIRELGSIGNFSKVEIIACGALLEYVRVTQRGSIPRLEFPKTYKQQNFMLIDASARRNLELFTTQFGEKKGSLISVIDHTVTASGGRLLKQILASPLACSKAINLRLSTTQFFVNNHEPRRKIREILSNIPDIERSLSRLILGRGSPKDMNLLKIGLGKTLELSEFLCKIESGENGSLPQQYVIQTGIQPASRAGMTVKSDESELSTIHKSLGNHKDLFELLNSAILDNNLSSVKEGGFINPKYNSELSELSYILNNSNKLVTKLRESYRDLTGIAALKILHNNILGYYVEVSANHKITSDIFIHRQSLANSMRYTTNELEELENKILTARDAAIGLEVKIFSELCSEVAKESEKIALAANALAKLDIRATFAELAVQNNYVKPIIDNTKEFNIRNGRHPVVEVNDKFIANSINLAGIHLITGPNMAGKSTFLRQNALIAVLAHMGSFVPAESAHIGVIDKIFSRVGATDNITAGYSTFMVEMIETATIVNQATDRSLVILDEIGRGTGVYDGLSIAQAVIEHIHNVNKCRAIFATHYHELTEVSKYLKNVKCFCVKIREWNGEVIFLHEVIEGIADESYGIHVAKLAGFPDSVLNRASEVFEELKA from the coding sequence ATGAGCTTTATGAAAGAAAGAAACACCCCTGTGATGGAACAATATTTGAACCTGAAAGCTCAATACAAGGATCATCTGCTATTTTATAGGCTAGGAGATTTTTATGAGTTGTTTTTCGATGATGCTATTAAAGCTGCGAAATTGCTGAATATAGTGCTAACCAAGAGGGGCAATTCAAATGGGCAAGAAATACCAATGTGTGGAGTGCCAGCACACAGTAGCGAATCTTACCTACACAAGCTAATAGATTTAGGATTCAAAGTAGCAATCTGTGACCAATTAGAAACTGCTGATGAAGCAAAAAAAAGGGGCTATAAATCCATAGTAAAACGTGATGTAGTACGAGTTGTAACTCCAGGTACAATTATAGAAGATTCGCTACTGGAGGATAAAAGCAATAATTATCTCGCGTCCATAGTTGAACAAAATGACGAATATGCTATTAGTTGGCTTGAATTATCAACGGGAAAATTTTTTCACACTTTAACGAATTTGAAAGCTCTAGATAGTGATTTATTGCGTATATCACCAAGAGAATTATTAATTTCTGAAAAATTCATTGAGGACGAAAAAATTAGATCGATTTTAAAAAATTATAAAATATCAATTACACAACACGCCCAGAGTTTTTTTGAGTATAGTAAATCTCACAGAACGTTATGCGAGTTTTATAAAATCAGGGAACTTGGGAGTATAGGAAATTTCAGCAAAGTAGAAATCATAGCGTGCGGTGCACTGCTTGAATATGTCAGAGTAACACAAAGGGGCTCCATTCCAAGGCTTGAATTCCCAAAAACCTATAAGCAACAAAATTTCATGCTTATTGATGCTTCAGCAAGGAGAAATCTTGAGTTGTTTACAACTCAATTTGGTGAAAAGAAAGGTTCACTAATTTCAGTTATTGATCACACAGTTACAGCCTCTGGTGGACGCCTGCTCAAACAAATACTCGCTTCACCACTTGCTTGCTCCAAGGCAATCAATTTGAGGCTCAGCACCACTCAATTTTTTGTAAATAATCATGAGCCACGCAGAAAAATACGAGAGATATTATCTAACATTCCGGATATTGAGAGGTCTTTATCGCGCTTAATACTAGGGCGTGGTTCACCAAAGGATATGAATCTATTAAAAATAGGCCTAGGAAAAACTTTAGAGTTATCTGAGTTCTTATGTAAAATTGAATCAGGTGAAAATGGATCTCTCCCACAACAATATGTCATCCAAACTGGAATCCAGCCAGCGTCACGCGCTGGAATGACAGTAAAATCAGACGAGAGTGAACTAAGCACAATACATAAAAGTCTTGGTAATCATAAAGATCTATTCGAGCTTCTAAACAGCGCTATACTTGATAACAACCTCAGTTCTGTAAAAGAAGGAGGATTTATCAATCCAAAATACAACTCAGAATTATCTGAGTTATCTTATATATTGAACAACAGTAACAAGTTGGTAACCAAGCTCCGTGAGTCTTATCGCGACCTAACTGGCATTGCCGCACTCAAAATATTACACAACAATATACTTGGTTATTACGTTGAAGTGTCAGCAAATCACAAAATAACTTCGGACATATTTATTCATAGGCAAAGCTTAGCAAATAGCATGCGCTACACTACTAATGAATTGGAAGAACTAGAAAATAAAATTCTTACGGCACGTGATGCTGCAATCGGCTTAGAAGTGAAAATTTTTAGTGAACTGTGTAGTGAAGTCGCTAAAGAATCTGAAAAAATTGCTCTTGCTGCAAATGCTTTGGCAAAACTTGATATTAGAGCCACGTTTGCGGAGCTTGCAGTGCAAAATAATTACGTAAAACCCATTATCGATAACACTAAAGAGTTCAATATTCGCAATGGAAGACATCCAGTGGTTGAAGTTAACGATAAATTCATTGCAAATAGCATCAATTTAGCTGGTATACATCTAATTACTGGGCCTAATATGGCTGGAAAAAGCACTTTCTTGAGGCAAAACGCTCTCATTGCAGTTTTAGCTCACATGGGGTCATTTGTGCCAGCAGAGAGTGCGCATATTGGAGTGATTGACAAGATATTTAGTAGGGTTGGTGCAACAGATAATATAACAGCTGGTTATTCTACCTTCATGGTAGAGATGATCGAAACAGCAACGATAGTAAATCAGGCAACAGATCGTTCCTTGGTGATACTTGATGAAATTGGTAGGGGCACAGGAGTGTATGATGGATTATCTATTGCACAGGCAGTGATTGAACATATTCACAATGTAAATAAGTGCCGCGCCATTTTTGCAACTCATTATCATGAATTAACTGAAGTAAGCAAATACTTGAAGAACGTGAAATGTTTTTGTGTAAAAATAAGAGAGTGGAACGGAGAGGTTATCTTTCTACATGAAGTAATTGAAGGCATTGCAGATGAGTCATATGGAATACATGTAGCAAAACTTGCTGGTTTTCCTGATTCTGTTTTAAATAGAGCAAGTGAAGTATTTGAGGAGCTAAAGGCTTAA